CATTTAACCCCAGTGCCAaggtggggacactgaggccagaGGGAAATGACGTGTCCGTGGCTGgatgggagctggagctgggccTCCGTGCCTGTCCCTGAGGCCAGCGGAGGCTAGACAGGACCGGTGCTCCCTGCCGGGTGGCCTGGCAGGCAGGGCCGCCACGGGCAGGACTCCACCAAGCTACACAAAGCGCCTCTTCTCCGAAGGTCCCAGGGGCCCTGGGCGAGCTGGTGGGAGGGCAGGCACTGCCGGAATGTGCCGAGTCAGGAAAGGGGCGTGGGAGGGCGGCCCCACCAGCAAATCTTCCTGCCAGCTTAggtgctgcctcctccaggaagcccgcCCGGACCCCCCACAGCCTCTGCCGCCCATCCTCACGTCTGTGGCTCCTGCCTCGGCTGCCTCCACCTGACATGCACAGAGACGGTGCTGAAGAAGCACGGCACACACCGCTCTGAGTTTCCAGCACACCCCAGGCCTCACTCGCTGACTCTGTAAAATGAGCCAAGACTTTCtttccaaggccagggagggtGTGAGGAGCAACCCTGAGCAGCGAAGAGAGGAGGTGGGCTTAGGAGCCAGGCTGCTGGGTAGAGGCTGTGGGGCCTGGGCGAGTTTCTGAGCCCccggtgcctcagtttccccaaacGTTCAGTGGCCACGACAACGGATCCTCCTTCATGGGGCTGCTGCGTGACCCAGGAGTCAGGTGATGCAGAAACTCAGGACAGAGTCCAGAAGAGGGTGAGCACGGCAGGGCCTGCTGTGGGGTACACACAGTGGGTCCTGCCGCacggggcctggcacacagtgggcctGCAGCAAGCGTGCGGGTTTGAGTTGGGCTCTCTCCATCAACTCACTCCTGCCAGGGGGTGCAGTCTAGCTTGTTGGACTGGGAGCCCAAGGTCCCCAGACCTGACACATCCTGCCAGGGCTCTGGGTGGGGGGACAGTGGCTGGGCAGGACCCTCCCTCTCCTTGCTGAGGCCCCAGGCGGGCAGAAGCCAGCTGAGACACATGGGCCCAGGACCGAGAACGGCAGGCAGGGTGCCCTGGGATCGAATCCCTTACACGCAGTGCAGCTAGGGGACAAACTGGGGGCTCTGGCTGCCTTGTCCCCTGGCTGTGAAATGCGTACAATGACCCAAAGCCATCACAAGGTGGGTTTGAGCATAGAAGGCCCAAGCCTGGGCCCCAAATTCCAGCAGGGAGCCCCAAATTCCAGCAGGGAGCCCACACTCACTCCCCTCCAGGCAGCGGCCCCCTGCTCCAGCCTCTTCCCCCAGAAGAAGCAGGGCAACCTCTACCTAAACCGGTTCCCCTCTGGCCCTCAGAGATGCTGGCGGGGGGTCTCCGGGGGTCCTCgtgggcagggaagggaggcaggccCTCTTGGGCTCCAGCGAGATGGGGACAGACGCACTTCCAACAGGGTCCCCTCCTGGGGTCTGATCTCGGCCCTGCTGCCCTCGAGGTATTGCTCCTGCCCCTTCTGAGCCCTCTCGACCCGGAGAGCCACCGCACCCACCCAGAGCCCCAGGAGCCCAGCGGTGCCACGGTTCCCAGCAGCCGCGCCCGCCAGCCTCGTGGCCCAGCGCCTGGTCCAGCTGCTGGGCCCCCGACTCACCCTCGTAGAAGCGGATCTTGTCCCGCAGGATCACCATGCCTTTCGTCAGCAGCTGGTTCTGAAAGGCACACGTGGAGATGCTGTCACAGCTCCGTGGGTGCCCAGGGGGCTCCAGGTGGGCAGGTCCCCCGAGGGTCTAAAAACAggcagctgaggcccagggaggaaggTGGTGCAGGGCCCCTGCCAGAGACGGGCCAGGCCTGGGCCTCCTGCTTCAGGCTCAGCAGGCCGGGCAGGCAGCTGCCTCCACATCCCACAAAGCAGGAAGGACACTCCAGCAAGAAGGGCCCAGCGACCCAAGGCCTGGCTCGAGTGCCACCATCACCTCCATGAGGCTCAAATGGCAGCCCCCTGCCCGCCAACTGCAGGTGGCACGTCACAGCGCATGGTCTCAGCAGCCAGAGAATGAAAGCAACCCAGAGGCTTTGGATGGATGCGTGGATAAGCAAAATGGTCTCAccaggcaatggaatattactaggcCGTGAAAAGGAATGGgtttctgacacaggctacaaagGGACTGCACCTCAAAAATTGTGCTcggtgagagaagccagacacaaaaggccacaggCTGTGTGATTCCACTGACATGACATGCCCCCACAGACAAATCCAGAGACACAAAACAAGACTAGTGGGGGCCTGGACCTGGGGGCGAGGAGAAAGGGGACTCCATATCTGTGAACACGGGGTCTCCTTTTGGGAGGATGAGAGAGTCCTGGAATTAGACAGTGGTGACGGCCACACAACTCTGTGAGGTCACCGACCGCCACCGGCCTGTACGCTTTGACCGGGTGTGcagtatggtatgtgaattacaccCCCAAAAAGCTGCCAGATTAAAAACCCACAGGCTGGGAGGACCCACAGGCTGGTCCGAGGCTCACCCTCTCCGGGGAGGGGGGTGTGATGGGCATCTTGCTTGCCCTGCGTGAGGATGTCCCCGTGCCAGAGTTCcacctgtggctcagcagtaaagaacctgactggtagccatgaggatgcaggttcgatccctggcctcgctcagtgggttagggatccagtgttgctgtgagttgaggtgcaggtggaagatgcggcttggatcccgcgttgctatggctgtggtgtaggccggcagctatagctctgattttttctctagcctgggaactgccatatgctttttagggttcggccctaaaaagcaggcgGGGGGAGTCCCTGTTCCACCTCGGCCTTCCTGGCTGCCTGACCCCAGCAGTTCTCTCACCCACCTGAGCCCCAGGATCCTGTCTGTTCATCAACTTTGCAGGCCTGTTGCTTCTGTACCTGGGATGGAGTGGCCCTGGCAACGCTGGCATCCTCACCACACAGCTCAGGGCCTCGGGGTTTGTGGGTGACTCACACGTggactctgggaacctccaccaaTGCTCTCGGAGGAGGCGGACAATTACCAACAAACTGGCCTCAAGCTCCCCAGGGCCGGGCGCTGTCTCGCCTGATTGTGTGACCCTCCCAGCAGGCCGCCCGGGCTACGTGGGGGAACTGAGTCACGGCAAGGCAGAGACCTTGAACCTAGAGCTCCTCAGACCCACTGGGAGCAGATGGCACGGCTGGCACCCACCTGCAGGTACTCCGTGAAGAAGGACCCCAGCTCCGTCTTCAGCAGCTGCCTGTGGGTGGAGGGGAGACCAGTGAGTGAGGgtgaggcggggggcggggtgggggatggcTGAGGGCTGCCCGCAGCGGGAGACCAACCCACCTGCCCAGCAACGTGAGGGGTGGGCGTGATGTCTGCCCATCCCAGCACTGCGGGGGGAGGGGCGCAGGGTCGGCCGTGCGCCCCCATCATCCACAGGCATCCCCGGTTTCATACAAGAGGAGGCTGCGGGGTCCCCGAGGCAAAGGGAGGGCCACCGGCATCTCACACATTCTAGGGGCAACACCTGGCAGGGCTGGGCTTCCAACACCCagctccaccctccctcctcGGCCGAATCCTCGAGCTGGCAGCACATGCCCCCAGTCCCTGGCTCTGGCGCTCCGCCCTCTCCCCCTGCAGGGCATCTTCAGGCATGTTTGCTCCACTGCCCTGGAGAAACTCATTCCACCCTCACTGAGCCAGCAGCAGGTGTTGACTGCGGTTGCCTTTtacaagggaggcaggagaggatcAGAGAGGTCGAGTGACTTGTCCAGAGACACACAGGACACACTAAGGTAGGATCTGAACCTGGCCCTCTGTACTCATCTTGACAGTTCTCGCACCGCACACCTCCAGGGGCCGAGAGGATGGTGGGCGGCAGGTTCCAACCCCAACACAGCCTGAAAGGACTTGGGCACTTCAACGCGGGGGCCAGCACTCAAGAGTCTTCAAGTTCTGAACGACATACTAGGATCTCAATTTTTAGGCTGCTGTTCCCATTAGGGAAACTTTCTTGCCAAGGCTGAATGTCAGGCTGTCCTCACGTTGCATGTCTGAGAGACATCGATTCTAATGACCCCGATTTAGTTAAATAACCCGTGTCCCTACAGCAGGGCCTGGATTTCAGTTACCAAGGGGAAGAACTGGGGAGCTGCAGAAAGCACGCAAGCGGCCTCTCACAGCTGAGCTCAAGTGGGGCAACAGGGGGGCCCCAGGTCTGTTTAAGAAGGTGAGACATGTGACATGCCCTTCAAGGGCAATGCCATCTGAAACAACTGGGAAAAAGAGGTCTGGGTCCTTAAAAAGGTGggtttcccaggtcagggatcagatttgagcttcAGTCGCAATCTAAGCTGccgctgtggcaacaccaaattctcAACCgtctgtgccgggccagggatcgaacctgcatcccagtgttcccaagacgcCGCtgatcctgctgcgccacagcgggaactctcccaattacattctttttttttttgttttgttttttctagggccgctcatgtggcatatggaggttcccaggctaggggtcaaatcagagctgtagccgccggcctacaccacagccacagcaacatgggatccgagccgcatctgcaacctacaccacagctcacggcaatgccggatccttaacccacggagcgaggccagggatcgaacccgcaatctcaaggttcctagtcggattcattaaccgctgagccacgacgggaactcccaattacaCTCTTACTTCTGCCCCAAGCCGATGCAGAGGTCTGCCTGCTATTTCCCCAGAAACTCTTTCCCAGATTCAGGGccagggaggcgggggggggggggtggtgtcGTCAAAGAGCTCAGAGGTGGGAAATGACTCCCTGCAGCAGCTGTGTGACCCCTGGCAAGtctcttgacctctctgagctcccACGTGCCCCGCTAATGCAGGTCGAATGCACTGGCCTCGCAGAGTCCCTGGAAACGGGTCGGCCCCGGGCTCCCTCACGAGTGCCCGCTCCTCAGCTATTCACAGGAAATGAGGGGCGTCTGGCTGGGCTGTAATAGCTTTTCTGGGAATAACGCTCCCGTCATTAGGCAGGTGGGTCCTTCCTCTTTTCACAGAACAAATATCCTTCGCGATGCTCAACACCCGCAGGGAACATGGGCGTTCTCTTGAGCCACCGTCCAAGCCCCACCCTGCTTCCCCTGAAAGGCGGGGTGGGGGTAAAGgccaggggtcaggggtcaggggcCACATGGGGGCCGCTGTCTACCTGGGCTCTGAGGGTACCACCCAAGGCTGGACCGGGCGCTGGCTGGGACCTCCCACCGGGCACAGGTGTCCCTGCCACGCACAGACCCAGGCCCAGGATGGGACGATGGCCACTCACCGGACGCCTTCGTTGAGGCTGAAGAGCTCCTGGTCGGGCAGCCCCTTGCGCTGGAAGACGGCGATCACGCCGTTGTGGATGCTGCGGGCGGGGAAAGAGGCGTGCTGCCGTCCAGGGGCCCCGAGAcacccccccttccctctcctgtccGGTCAGGAGCAGGGAGCTGGTCCTTTTAGAAAGAGGGACCCCGTCTGCCCACAGCCTGGGTTCCCGCCCTGTGCCACGCCCCCCCCAGCGCCTCCCCTGTACCTCCCACagactctgcctccctccccgtGTTCGTGAACCCCCTACACCCAGCCACGAACTACGGGGCACCCTCTGCCggcctctcccacccccaaacaTAACTAAGACTGGCGCTTGCAGCCGTGCTTCCGGTGTCTGGGCGCTGGCCCCTGCCGCCCTCCCTGACCTGGGTACCTGTGTCACCGGCACCCCACCCCTCAGGGAAGCTGCCCGCaccgcagggcctttgcacgtcaTTTCTTCAGTCGggtcctgccccccccccaccaccacttgcATCTACGTGGACCCTTTGTTCGGGTCACAGGTGGTCACAAGTCCACAAGCCATCTCAGTGTTTACAACACCTGTCAGCGTGCACCTACATGTTTACAGGTGATTTGTTTGATCCATTGGTTTAATCTATAAACCTCGGAGCACAGGGCCCTGGGTTGTTCACGGACCCGGTGCTCAGCACCTGGCTCAAAGGAGCAGCCCGGAGAGTCCCCGGGAGATGCATCCTGGGCCTCGCCCATTCCACCTGCTGGATCTCTGCCGCACCCTCCTCTCACGCCACCTCCCCGCACCTCCCCTGGCAGCCGTTGCCTCccggcccagggccctgcagatACAGCCCAAGACCTGGACCAGGCATTCGAGGCTTGTCTGGAATGGTCCCTCCCCACATTCCTGGGCAGCCCATACCCTAACCTCATGGAGCACAGGGCCTGCCAGGGGCGCCTCACTCAGGCTCTTTGTACCCACGGCCCCTCCTATCTGGGCTGGGGGTGGCACTTATGCTATCTACCAGGCAAGCAGCTATTCGATTCGGAGCCTTGGCTAGAGGCTACCGCCTCCAAGAAGCCCTCCTgacctccttccttccccagggaggcctgggccCCAGGACTTTGTGAGTTTACTTTCATGTCAGTCCCTGCCACCAGCCATAAGCCCCCCAGAGTGAAAACCAGGTTTGGGGGGCTCCGCCACAGACGCAATGTGATTCTCGGCATGGAGGGACAGCTGAGTGAGTGTGCGGTTCACACCGTGGAGCAGGCAGGGCCCACCCAGCTCCTGAGGCCCTGCTTTCatcagctgccccctccccagcatcATGGACTGGCcgcccactttgcagatgaggagactgagcctCAGGGAGGCCAAGTCCTGGGAGCCCACGACGCTCACCCAGCAGCCTCCCAACACAGAGCCAGGTCCAGGCCCCCATCCCAGGTGGGTGAAGGAGGCTCTCAGCAGTGCAGGGACGGGGCCGGGTTCCACAGCTGGTCCTGACCCGGCCAGAGGCCTTGTCACCTGACCCATGTGCCTGATTCCTCACCActccaggcctggggctggaATGTCGCTTACTTGCGTGTCCAGGAAAGCCCGCCCGCGAATTGCTACTTCCTGCCTGTGAAACAGGGGTCGTGAGGGTGCCTGCCCCCAGGTCGCTGGGAGGACGGAAGCCTGGCCAGAGCCGGGCCTGGCGTGTGGTCACGGCTAGGACTGTGCCCACCTGCTAGAAGCCTGCGGTGGACCCAGCCCCACAACTGTGTCACGGTAAGGCTGCTCCCCACTTGTGGACTGAGAAAAGGACTCGGACGCAAGTCTACTGGCTGCCAGGAAGCCAGCTGTCctactgcagctgccaccctgaaATCCTAACAGCTGGAGCCTCACtgccctgggggctgctgggggggCAGATGCAGGACAAGCACAGAGCCGGGGGTCTGCAGCCTCAGTCCTGCGGGCTGGGGAGCCTGGGGGCTGGCAGAGGGGCCCTCCTGACATTCAGAGGGGGCCCCTGCCAAGTCCTCCTTGGGGGTCCAGGCCTCCATCAGGCCGAGGGGACAGCATGGCTGGGGCCCACCTGTTCCTGCTGCTCTCAGAGCCCGGCCTCaccagcccctcctccttcctcccttaaaCCTTCCAGAGGGAGCCCAGCCCACTCTGGTCCCCAGCCCGGAGGCGACCCTAACCACCTGGCCTTGGATGGTCTTTTCCCGAAGCCCCGgagctggtggggggtgggggtgggggtgggggtggcggggtggaTCCAGCGCCCTCTGTGTCACTTAAACCACCCCCCACCCTAGATCTGAGCAACACCggcctcctgcctcagggctgcCGTCCTCCCAACTGCCTCTTCTGGAGACTCACTGGTCAGGTCCCCCCTCGCAGGGGTGAGTCGCTGTTTGGTTTAGCCCCAGGGTCACCCCTGAGATCTGCGCCCCACACccgcagcccagcccagcctcctgtcCTGGTGGACTGGGTTCTGCCTTTCCTACTTCCAGCTCCCTGGCTGGGACAGGTGTGGGcctggtttgaatcccagctctgggcTGCCTGCTGCATGCGTCCATCCCGAGACTGGACCCTGtgggcctcagtgtccctgtCTGTCTAATGGGACTCAGAATGACAGCCCCTATAAGAGACGCTGAGGGGCAGACAGGGCCCTGAGGGGTTACATGggactggggttggggggcagggccCAGAAGCACCCCCTGCAGCCCGGCCCTCTGCCCTGGGCTTCCCTCCATCTCCCCCCGTTTCCCCGACCTCGGCGTGAGGGTGAACTGTCACAGCCCAGGCCTCAGAAGCAAACacgaggctcagagaagccaggCGATGGCCCGAGTCACACAGCTCGATGCCTGGCAGGACCAGAACGGAGTCCAGGCCCACGGCCCTGCCACCCCTCGCAGCTGCTCAAACCGGTGGTGGGGGACAGGCAGGGCCCGGCTCCCCCTGCTTCCTTCCAGCCGAGGTCCACGATCCTTCCAAAGTCTGAGGTGGGGAAATAGCAAAGGCTCGCCGTGGGCCGCcggtggggagaggagggcccGCGTGTGACTTAACCCCCGGGACAGAAGTGAAACCCCGGCCGCGGCCTCCAAGACcagaggcaggcaggctgggccTCGTGGAACCCGCAGGGGCCCGGGGGCTTCCGGGGGAGGCCCGGGGGGGTGGCTGACCCGTCCCCCAGCTGCCTCCTCTCACCGCCAGGCCGTCCCTCCCCCATggaggggacaggagggcagGGGCGAGTCTCACCACCTGTCACCTGAGCATGGGGCGGGGCTCCACAGTGCTGGACCTGCTGCTACCAGGGCTGGCGGGGGCAGGACGGGGCCCATGGTCAGGCCTAGGAGGAAGGGCTGACGGCAGGAGCTCTTGAACCCACCCATGGCCACCCTGGCTcaggctggggctggagcagggctgCGAGCAGCTGGGGCCCCAGCTGGGCGGGTCCCATGTCAACGCCTGCCCATGCAGGAAGTGCTGACAGAGGGAGTAGGTGGGGCCCCCAAGGCCTGGCCTCTGGCGGCTCGGGACCCCGCCCCTCTGGGGACTCCTGGAGAGGCGGAGGCTCAGAAAACAGAGAGGAGGGCAGGCTTCTGCCAGGTGCCCCCAGAAAGCCTCCCTGGACCCCAAGAGGGGCGGGCACTTCCTCCAGtgcttgttttgttctttgtttttgtcttttaagggccacacccgcggcatacagaggttcccaggctagggttctaatcagagctgcagctgccagcctacaaccacagctctcggcaacgctggatcccggacccactgagcgaggctggggatcgaacctgcatcctcatggatactagtcaggttggtttccactgagccacaacggcaactccactTCCTTTGGTGTTGAGGCCTGGCTTGTCTCGGACCTGGCCTGTGAGTGGGGTAGATGGAGGCGCTTGGCTCCGTGGGGTCCCCCCACACCCCAGTCCCTCACTTAACAGCCAGGACTCTAGTCCTTCCTTTGCCTCACCCAAACAAGGGTGACCAGAGCCGGAGGGTCCTCATCTGTATCTGGGCTGGGGGTCGCACCCGGGAAGTTGGGGGGGCTGCTTGGCTCTGCCCCAGCCATCCCCCAAGTGTCTGCAGGCCTCCTCTTCACCCCCAGTTGAAAGGTACGGGGGGGACAGGCGACTTAGAAGCCAATCCTGACCTCGCGCTGGGCCTCGATCTGACCCCCTGGGAAATGGGGGGTGAGGACACCCCTCTCGGGCCTGTGGGCAGGTTGCCCTGCTCCTTGGCAAACAAGCATCGCTCTGTCCCCAGCTCCGACaattccccacctcccacccggGCTCCTGGCTGAGCGGGAGGGACCCCACGCCCACGACCCCCTGGCGCACCAGGCAAGAGCCTGGAGGGTTTCCCCAGAGGCCCACCTGCCCTGACAGGTGCCCGTGTCCCCCCCACAGCCGTCTGCTTCACGTTCCCACCCACGAGGCTAGGAGGCCAGGTTCTGGTCACCGTGGGTGGGAGACGTGGGGGCCCAGGGCGAGCAGCCCAGCAGAGGCATGTCCCGAGGCTGCTGGAACCAAAGCCCACACACTTAGCGGCTTAAAACCAGCCAAAGCTATTTCCTTATGGTTCTGACGCCGGAAGCTCTAGGTCAGGGTCACGGGGCTGGAATCAAGGTGTCATTAGCACTggctccttctggaggctccaggggagaatctgcttctggccttttccagcttccagaggcgCCCACGGTCCTGGGCCTGGGCCCTCCTGCCAGCCTTCAAGCCTGCGGTGcggcccctctcccctctgctggAACTCTGACCCCCGGCCTCCCGCCCATAAAGACTTCGTGATGACACCGGGCCCGCCTGTATCATCTCCCCACCTGGAGATCTACTCACtcatatctgcaaagtccctgTCACCGTGGAAGGGAACATCCCCAGGTTCCGGGCCATCTCTGGGGGTCATTGGTCTGCTGACCACACCCTGGCTGCCTCAGGGGGGCAGGGGCTCAGGGCCAGACacaggcccccaccccccaccccccaccaacaGGTCACCCTGGAGGCTTCAGCCAACCTCCTCCGCGCCCTCAGAGACCCCCAGGAGGTGGTGGCCGAAGCTCTGGAGTTAGACCTGGCCAGTCCCCGGCCCTCttgagcctcagtgttctcatctgcaaGATGGGGTGACAAGCCCCACCCTGAAGGCTGTGGCGGGGTGAAAGCAGCTCCTCTACACAGAGGTTGGGACaggtgggcagggtgggcaccGCTGTCTGGGGGTGGGGCACTCATGGGCCAGGAGACCCGGGGGCAGGACACTTGGTGGGGGTTGGGCCAGCGGCTTGCTTCTAGAACCAGGGATGTGCAGACGCGGTGGGCTACAGCCTGCGGGGGGCTCTGACCACCAACCCGGCCTCACCTGGCCCCAGAGGACACGAACTCACACGGTCCTGGGCAGTGGCTTCATAAAGCCCAGGGGTTAGAGGCCACGTCAGCAGGGCTCTTGATcaggcccctggcccctggcccccgtTTCCCTACCCGGAGCTGAGGACTTCACTCCAGCCTTCAAGGCGCATCTGTGGGAGTGAGAGGGCAGCGTTGCCCGTAGCGTCCGGGCACACAGCGCACCTTCTCACATCCATATGCTGGGGGGGCACTGGGCTTTCCAAACCAGGCACGTGGGCAGACCCAGGCCTGGCACGGGTAGGGCTGCATAATGGTTAAGACCCTCTGGCCCAAAGGCGGGGACAGGGGACTCCTGCCGGGGTTTGGGgagctcctccctgccccccagctggCGCCTCTGCTCAAGAACTCAACCTTCATGGAGCTGGAGGCCCTGGACACACATGGGGTCAGCGAGGACCCGTGGGGTGAAGCCAGGGACAGACAGGGACACAATGTGCCTTGTCCAGGCCcttggggaggggaaaggggcttCGGGTGGGAGTGACAGACAGGCCTTCTAAGGGGCTCTGCGGCCACCTCTCTGCAGCGCCAGCACTGGGCCGGGCACAGGGGAGAAGCCTCCCCCTAGAGCAGCCATGGTGCTCAGGGTCTGACAGTTCAGTTCTAAGTCACAGTGTGTGAGCATGACCCAGCCAGTCGGCAGCCCGGCACCCACACGTTCCTGGTGCACCCATGGGAGAGGGGAACGTGGACCCCAGCTGCGTGCAGCCAGCACTCAGGTTCACCTGCTTTAGCATCTTGCCAGCCTGTGCATCACCTGCACGCACCTTGTGGGCGTGCCTGCATCCTGGTTTACCCCTATCTCCCTGTATGGACTCCGGGCTCCAGGAGGCTGTGTGTTTGACGCCAGGCCCGGGCCGGCCCAGGGCCAgggagtgagtgaatgaatgtgtgtGGATCCACCTTCACGGCCGCAAGCAGTGTATTCTGCCCCACggccagatgaggaaacaggcacagagaatgTAGGGGATGG
Above is a window of Sus scrofa isolate TJ Tabasco breed Duroc chromosome 5, Sscrofa11.1, whole genome shotgun sequence DNA encoding:
- the PRR5 gene encoding proline-rich protein 5 isoform X6: MPRVWPLKDKNKEQNKHWRKCPPLLGSREAFWGHLAEACPPLCFLSLRLSRSPQRGGVPSRQRPGLGGPTYSLCQHFLHGQALTWDPPSWGPSCSQPCSSPSLSQGGHGWVQELLPSALPPRPDHGPRPAPASPGSSRSSTVEPRPMLSIHNGVIAVFQRKGLPDQELFSLNEGVRQLLKTELGSFFTEYLQNQLLTKGMVILRDKIRFYEEAAGLPGRDLGLLLQRRAAHTAGRLLPGAGQRAVRAPAGTAALPECHHPQREAGRRSGPHPRPRAPCGCADAVGAAGRARVPGSDQGLPAPRGADPEGGVALPGHLRPLLQRGEALTAPLTLRGRPGQEPGGALQELQHAAAEPRGGARSRGRGGRQHGHPATLRL
- the PRR5 gene encoding proline-rich protein 5 isoform X3 — protein: MPRVWPLKDKNKEQNKHWRKCPPLLGSREAFWGHLAEACPPLCFLSLRLSRSPQRGGVPSRQRPGLGGPTYSLCQHFLHGQALTWDPPSWGPSCSQPCSSPSLSQGGHGWVQELLPSALPPRPDHGPRPAPASPGSSRSSTVEPRPMLSIHNGVIAVFQRKGLPDQELFSLNEGVRQLLKTELGSFFTEYLQNQLLTKGMVILRDKIRFYEEAAGLPGRDLGLLLQRRAAHTAGRLLPGAGQRAVRAPAGTAALPECHHPQREAGRRSGPHPRPRAPCGCADAVGAAGRARVPGSDQGLPAPRGADPEGGVALPGHLRPLLQRGYLHPPLHPGEALTAPLTLRGRPGQEPGGALQELQHAAAEPRGGARSRGRGGRQHGHPATLRL